One Nitrosomonas sp. PY1 DNA window includes the following coding sequences:
- a CDS encoding helix-turn-helix domain-containing protein, with protein sequence MPNKEAYCFVEVTLKVIGGRWKVLIIHQLLYGTMRFNQLQRNLTGITHRTLSRQLQEMEAHQIVIRNDFNETPPRVEYSLSPLGYSLKSILLAMDEWGKNYGIGDK encoded by the coding sequence ATGCCAAATAAAGAAGCTTATTGTTTTGTTGAAGTTACATTGAAAGTAATTGGGGGACGCTGGAAGGTTCTAATTATCCATCAATTATTGTATGGAACAATGCGGTTCAATCAACTGCAACGGAACTTGACAGGTATTACTCACCGCACTTTAAGTCGGCAGCTGCAAGAAATGGAAGCGCACCAAATAGTTATCAGAAATGATTTCAACGAGACCCCTCCGCGCGTTGAATATTCGCTATCCCCATTAGGATATTCACTCAAGTCAATTCTGCTTGCGATGGATGAATGGGGGAAAAACTATGGTATTGGAGATAAATAA